From Microbacterium sp. YJN-G, a single genomic window includes:
- a CDS encoding ABC transporter ATP-binding protein — MSTPTSKTILSVRDLKVSFPSEAGRVDAVRGVSFDLEAGRTLGIVGESGSGKSVTSLAIMGLLDESAKVTGSVQFDGQELLGKTDKQMSMIRGNGIAMIFQDPLTSLTPVFTIGDQLVEALTVHRSLSKQAAWERALELLTLVGITDPEKRMKSFPHEFSGGMRQRVVIAIAMANNPKLIICDEPTTALDVTIQAQILDLIEKAQQETGAAVIMITHDMGVVARTADDVMVMYAGKPVEHAPAHELFHNTRMPYSIGLLGAIPRVDKVKKEPLIPIKGNPPLLINLPDACPFAARCPIAIDACVKREPDLLPVEAQSGDSHLAACIRADEIDSDGLIGGLPVYPAIQVPESDLTRTPREERPVTLEVRNMVKTFPLLKGALFKRKVGEVHAVKGISFDVREGETMAIVGESGSGKTTTLLQIMDFEKQEDGDIVIAGTSVNELHDRKLERRLRRDIQIVFQDPMGALDPRMTVADIIAEPLFAIGTPKTEAFARVEELMDLVGLNPAHRDRFPGAFSGGQRQRIGIARALSTNPKIVVLDEPVSALDVSIQAGVINLLDELKVKLGLSYLFVAHDLSVIRHIADRVAVMYLGEFVEHGDVDEVFDNPQHPYTQALLSAIPVPDPDIERTRQRVVFDAETMSTRPATV, encoded by the coding sequence ATGAGCACTCCGACCTCGAAGACCATCCTGTCCGTCCGCGACCTGAAGGTCAGCTTCCCCTCCGAGGCTGGCCGTGTCGATGCCGTGCGCGGTGTCTCGTTCGACCTCGAGGCGGGCCGCACCCTCGGCATCGTCGGCGAGTCGGGCTCGGGCAAGTCGGTGACGTCGCTGGCGATCATGGGCCTGCTCGATGAGAGCGCCAAGGTCACCGGTTCGGTGCAGTTCGACGGCCAGGAGCTGCTCGGCAAGACCGACAAGCAGATGTCGATGATCCGCGGCAACGGGATCGCCATGATCTTCCAGGATCCGCTGACCTCGCTCACCCCGGTGTTCACGATCGGCGATCAGCTCGTCGAGGCGCTCACCGTGCATCGCAGCCTTTCCAAGCAGGCCGCGTGGGAGCGTGCGCTCGAACTGCTCACGCTGGTCGGCATCACCGATCCCGAGAAGCGGATGAAGTCGTTCCCGCACGAGTTCTCGGGCGGCATGCGCCAGCGCGTGGTGATCGCCATCGCCATGGCGAACAACCCGAAGCTGATCATCTGCGATGAGCCCACCACGGCCCTCGACGTAACCATCCAGGCGCAGATCCTCGATCTGATCGAGAAGGCGCAGCAGGAGACCGGCGCGGCGGTGATCATGATCACCCACGACATGGGCGTGGTCGCCCGCACCGCTGACGATGTCATGGTGATGTACGCGGGCAAGCCCGTCGAGCACGCCCCGGCGCACGAGCTGTTCCACAACACCCGGATGCCGTACTCCATCGGCCTGCTCGGGGCGATCCCCCGTGTCGACAAGGTGAAGAAGGAGCCCCTGATCCCGATCAAGGGCAACCCGCCGCTGCTGATCAACCTGCCCGACGCCTGCCCGTTCGCGGCGCGCTGCCCGATCGCGATCGACGCCTGCGTCAAGCGCGAGCCCGATCTGCTCCCCGTCGAGGCACAGTCCGGTGACAGCCACCTGGCTGCCTGCATCCGTGCGGACGAGATCGACTCCGATGGGCTCATCGGGGGTCTGCCCGTCTATCCGGCCATCCAGGTGCCCGAGAGCGACCTGACCCGCACTCCCCGCGAGGAGCGCCCGGTCACCCTCGAGGTGCGGAACATGGTCAAGACGTTCCCGCTGCTGAAGGGCGCCTTGTTCAAGCGCAAGGTCGGCGAGGTGCACGCGGTCAAGGGCATCAGCTTCGACGTGCGCGAGGGCGAGACGATGGCGATCGTCGGCGAGTCCGGTTCGGGCAAGACGACGACCCTGCTGCAGATCATGGACTTCGAGAAGCAGGAGGACGGCGACATCGTCATCGCCGGCACGAGCGTCAACGAGCTGCACGACCGCAAGCTCGAGCGCCGGCTCCGCCGCGACATCCAGATCGTGTTCCAGGACCCGATGGGCGCGCTCGACCCGCGCATGACGGTGGCCGACATCATCGCCGAGCCGCTGTTCGCCATCGGCACGCCCAAGACCGAGGCGTTCGCCAGAGTCGAGGAGCTGATGGACCTGGTCGGCCTGAACCCCGCGCACCGCGACCGGTTCCCCGGCGCGTTCTCGGGCGGTCAGCGCCAGCGCATCGGCATCGCCCGCGCCCTGTCGACGAACCCGAAGATCGTCGTGCTCGACGAGCCGGTCTCGGCGCTGGACGTGTCGATCCAGGCCGGCGTGATCAACCTGCTCGACGAGCTGAAGGTCAAGCTCGGACTGTCGTACCTGTTCGTGGCGCACGATCTGTCGGTGATCCGGCACATCGCCGACCGCGTGGCCGTCATGTACCTCGGCGAGTTCGTCGAGCACGGTGACGTCGACGAGGTCTTCGACAACCCGCAGCATCCGTACACGCAGGCGCTGCTGTCGGCCATCCCGGTTCCCGACCCCGACATCGAGCGCACCCGTCAGCGGGTGGTGTTCGACGCCGAGACGATGTCGACCCGTCCGGCGACGGTCTGA
- a CDS encoding ABC transporter family substrate-binding protein: MKQHKLMGALALTGAFALVLSGCASNTGNNGDGGDNGDGEAAGVEAADYNPQPRENLKEGGVANFPINEIPEQLNAFHGDGSADTARVAAWYMPQILLQKPDGTPYKHDAYLDEWKIDTVDGKTQITFTFTEEATWNDGTPMDWTAIDATWKANRSNDEGFVPNAIDGYKEIESVEQGDSPKTAIVTFKSEFAWPQMPFLTGVIHPALADPETFNTAFIDNPHPEWGAGPYTIDSFDANTDFVSFKPNDKWWGDKPLLEKVTFTGMDSQASINAFKNGEIDTVGVGTKDRLAQVADMEDIEIYRAMQTANTLLEVDAEKPQFADVEVRKAFFMGINIDQQKKIAWNGLDYTEEPAGSFTLFSFQPGYSNSLEKAGWKYDPEAANKILDDAGWEAGADGIREKDGVKLSVTYPIFNDDPTQAALAQSIQASLKEIGFEVKVDVRPPNKFAEDYNNKNWDIMSLRFTSSDPFGAAWFFQLYGQDQGLNLSGVQNAETDQRIHDEVESIKDPVKQTEAAMELEAEIFQEWGLIPLYNGPSISAAKKGLANLTPEPYVGLDLFGVQPVENVGWEK; this comes from the coding sequence ATGAAGCAGCACAAGCTGATGGGAGCGCTGGCACTCACCGGCGCTTTCGCACTCGTTCTCAGCGGGTGCGCGTCCAACACCGGCAACAACGGTGATGGAGGCGACAACGGCGACGGCGAAGCAGCTGGCGTCGAGGCGGCGGACTACAACCCGCAGCCCCGCGAGAACCTGAAGGAGGGTGGCGTCGCCAACTTCCCGATCAACGAGATCCCGGAGCAGCTGAACGCGTTCCACGGAGACGGCAGCGCCGACACCGCACGCGTGGCAGCGTGGTACATGCCCCAGATCCTGCTGCAGAAGCCGGACGGCACGCCGTACAAGCACGACGCGTACCTCGACGAGTGGAAGATCGACACGGTCGACGGCAAGACCCAGATCACCTTCACCTTCACGGAGGAGGCGACCTGGAACGACGGCACCCCGATGGACTGGACCGCCATCGACGCCACCTGGAAGGCCAACCGCTCGAACGACGAGGGCTTCGTCCCGAACGCGATCGACGGCTACAAGGAGATCGAGTCGGTCGAGCAGGGCGACAGCCCCAAGACCGCGATCGTCACCTTCAAGAGCGAGTTCGCCTGGCCGCAGATGCCGTTCCTGACGGGCGTCATCCACCCGGCTCTCGCCGACCCCGAGACGTTCAACACGGCGTTCATCGACAACCCGCACCCCGAGTGGGGCGCCGGTCCGTACACGATCGACTCGTTCGACGCGAACACCGACTTCGTCTCGTTCAAGCCGAACGACAAGTGGTGGGGCGACAAGCCGCTGCTCGAGAAGGTCACCTTCACGGGCATGGACTCGCAGGCCTCGATCAACGCGTTCAAGAACGGCGAGATCGACACCGTCGGCGTCGGCACCAAGGACCGCCTCGCGCAGGTCGCCGACATGGAGGACATCGAGATCTACCGTGCGATGCAGACGGCGAACACGCTGCTCGAGGTGGACGCCGAGAAGCCGCAGTTCGCCGACGTCGAGGTGCGCAAGGCCTTCTTCATGGGCATCAACATCGACCAGCAGAAGAAGATCGCCTGGAACGGCCTGGACTACACCGAGGAGCCCGCCGGTTCCTTCACGCTGTTCTCGTTCCAGCCGGGCTACAGCAACTCGCTTGAGAAGGCGGGCTGGAAGTACGACCCCGAGGCCGCGAACAAGATCCTCGACGACGCCGGCTGGGAGGCCGGTGCCGACGGCATCCGCGAGAAGGACGGCGTGAAGCTGTCGGTCACCTACCCGATCTTCAACGACGACCCGACGCAGGCGGCACTCGCCCAGTCGATCCAGGCGTCGCTGAAGGAGATCGGCTTCGAGGTGAAGGTGGACGTGCGTCCGCCGAACAAGTTCGCCGAGGACTACAACAACAAGAACTGGGACATCATGAGCCTCCGGTTCACCTCGTCCGACCCGTTCGGTGCGGCGTGGTTCTTCCAGCTGTACGGCCAGGACCAGGGCCTGAACCTGTCCGGCGTGCAGAACGCCGAGACCGACCAGCGGATCCACGACGAGGTCGAGTCGATCAAGGACCCGGTCAAGCAGACCGAGGCTGCGATGGAGCTCGAGGCTGAGATCTTCCAGGAGTGGGGCCTCATCCCGCTCTACAACGGACCGTCGATCTCGGCTGCCAAGAAGGGTCTGGCCAACCTGACCCCCGAGCCCTACGTGGGTCTCGACCTCTTCGGCGTGCAGCCGGTGGAGAACGTGGGCTGGGAGAAGTAA
- a CDS encoding alpha/beta fold hydrolase, with amino-acid sequence MTPQVVLVHGIRTSATMWRSQVEHLTSRGIAVTAVNLPGHGTRMAEPFTLEEAFRTVDTAVREAAERGPVLLAGHSMGGLLSLEYVGSEDPPPVAALIAASCTSLPRGAALLTYRALAGAFDRLPDRGRWLTERVLAATIPIENRADFAAGGYALDAQSVVLRSLSTLDLMAAVRRIQAPLWFVNGQFDQLRAHETLFRRLAPHAELIVVPRTSHLVTAMRPRVFNAVLDLALATLDAREA; translated from the coding sequence ATGACCCCCCAGGTGGTGCTCGTGCACGGCATCCGCACCTCCGCCACCATGTGGCGCTCCCAGGTCGAGCACCTGACCTCGCGCGGCATCGCGGTGACCGCGGTGAATCTTCCGGGGCACGGCACGCGCATGGCCGAGCCGTTCACGCTCGAGGAGGCCTTCCGCACGGTCGACACGGCCGTGCGCGAGGCTGCCGAACGCGGACCGGTGCTGCTGGCGGGGCACTCCATGGGCGGGCTGCTGTCGCTGGAGTACGTCGGCTCGGAGGATCCACCTCCGGTCGCCGCTCTCATCGCGGCATCCTGCACGTCACTCCCCCGCGGCGCCGCGCTGCTGACGTACCGGGCTCTCGCGGGCGCGTTCGATCGCCTCCCCGATCGGGGGCGATGGCTCACCGAGCGGGTGCTCGCGGCGACCATCCCGATCGAGAACCGGGCCGACTTCGCCGCAGGCGGTTACGCCCTCGACGCGCAGTCGGTCGTGCTGCGGAGCCTGTCGACGCTCGACCTGATGGCGGCGGTGCGCCGCATCCAGGCCCCGCTGTGGTTCGTGAACGGCCAGTTCGACCAGCTGCGTGCGCATGAGACGCTGTTCCGCCGGCTCGCCCCTCATGCCGAGCTGATCGTGGTGCCCCGCACCTCGCATCTGGTGACGGCGATGCGACCGAGGGTGTTCAACGCGGTGCTGGATCTCGCCCTGGCGACCCTCGACGCGCGCGAGGCGTGA
- the rpsT gene encoding 30S ribosomal protein S20, whose translation MANIKSQIKRNKTNLKAQERNKAVKSELKTFVRKTREAVVAGDKEAAEAALKVASVKLDKAVSKGVVHKNQAKNRKSAIAKQVAAL comes from the coding sequence GTGGCAAACATCAAGTCGCAGATCAAGCGCAACAAGACCAACCTGAAGGCGCAGGAGCGCAACAAGGCCGTCAAGAGCGAGCTGAAGACGTTCGTCCGCAAGACCCGCGAGGCCGTCGTCGCCGGTGACAAGGAGGCCGCTGAGGCCGCCCTCAAGGTCGCCTCCGTCAAGCTCGACAAGGCCGTCAGCAAGGGCGTCGTGCACAAGAACCAGGCGAAGAACCGCAAGTCGGCCATCGCCAAGCAGGTCGCCGCTCTCTGA
- the holA gene encoding DNA polymerase III subunit delta gives MAAPRSNSRAGGAAAKGVKIPQVAWREPRPAPIVLVSGPEEVLAERAIAGVRDYLRAEDPALEVTDIRADDYAAGTLLAVTSPSLFGEPRLVRVAGVEKCSDAFLLEAVKYVENPQEGATVILRHTGASVRGKKLLDAVRAGTGNGIEIPCAAVKRDGDRVDFAAGEFKAAKKRIAPTALRALVSAFADDLTELAAACQQLIADVEGDITDDTISKYYGGRVEVSAFVVADTAIAGKYGEALIALRHALASGADPVPMVAAFAMKLRTMARVAGNREPSRQLAQRLGMKDWQVDRARRDLSGWNERSLGMAIQATARADAEVKGAARDPIFALERMVTVVATRDAFGA, from the coding sequence ATGGCTGCCCCCCGATCCAACTCCCGCGCAGGCGGCGCCGCGGCGAAGGGCGTCAAGATCCCGCAGGTCGCCTGGCGCGAGCCGCGGCCGGCGCCGATCGTGCTCGTCTCGGGGCCCGAGGAGGTGCTGGCCGAGCGCGCGATCGCCGGCGTCCGCGACTACCTGCGCGCCGAGGACCCGGCGCTGGAGGTCACCGACATCCGGGCCGACGACTACGCGGCAGGCACCCTGCTGGCGGTGACCTCGCCGTCGCTGTTCGGCGAGCCGCGGCTGGTCCGCGTCGCGGGGGTCGAGAAGTGCTCGGACGCCTTCCTGCTCGAGGCCGTCAAGTACGTCGAGAACCCGCAGGAGGGCGCCACCGTCATCCTGCGGCACACCGGTGCCAGCGTGCGGGGCAAGAAGCTGCTGGATGCCGTGCGCGCCGGCACGGGCAACGGCATCGAGATCCCCTGCGCGGCCGTCAAGCGCGACGGCGACCGCGTCGACTTCGCGGCCGGGGAGTTCAAGGCGGCGAAGAAGCGCATCGCCCCCACCGCGCTGCGTGCTCTCGTCTCGGCCTTCGCCGACGACCTCACCGAGCTCGCCGCCGCCTGCCAGCAGCTGATCGCCGACGTCGAGGGCGACATCACCGACGACACCATCAGCAAGTACTACGGCGGGCGGGTCGAGGTGTCGGCCTTCGTCGTCGCCGACACGGCCATCGCCGGCAAGTACGGCGAGGCGCTGATCGCCCTGCGGCACGCGCTCGCATCCGGTGCCGACCCGGTGCCCATGGTCGCCGCCTTCGCGATGAAGCTGCGCACCATGGCGCGCGTCGCCGGCAACCGTGAGCCCAGCCGTCAGCTCGCGCAGCGGCTCGGCATGAAGGACTGGCAGGTCGACCGGGCACGGCGCGACCTCTCCGGCTGGAACGAGCGCTCCCTGGGCATGGCGATCCAGGCCACCGCCCGCGCGGATGCCGAGGTCAAGGGCGCCGCCCGCGACCCGATCTTCGCGCTCGAGCGGATGGTCACCGTCGTCGCCACCCGCGACGCCTTCGGCGCCTGA